A window of Babylonia areolata isolate BAREFJ2019XMU chromosome 2, ASM4173473v1, whole genome shotgun sequence contains these coding sequences:
- the LOC143276718 gene encoding putative sodium/potassium/calcium exchanger CG1090, which translates to MVWMITIAGKRDHLCHGLVREITCVMVWMITIAGKRDHLCHGLVREITCVMVWMITIAGDALNIPDTVMGLTLLAAGTSLPDCLTSVLVARDGYGDMAVSNSIGSNVFDILLCLGLPWLIDTAAFKGGDSLGISSSGLLYSSLTLLATVFFLLVSVAANRWRLTRGYGAVCLVVYIVVITLSSLYELNVFSDLNPPACPR; encoded by the exons ATGGTCTGGATGATCACCATTGCCGGTAAGAGAGATCACCTGTGTCATGGTCTGGTAAGAGAGATCACCTGTGTCATGGTCTGGATGATCACCATTGCCGGTAAGAGAGATCACCTGTGTCATGGTCTGGTAAGAGAGATCACCTGTGTCATGGTCTGGATGATCACCATTGCCG GGGACGCCCTGAACATCCCGGACACGGTGATGGGGCTGACACTGCTGGCTGCCGGCACCAGTCTGCCCGACTGTCTGACCAGCGTGCTGGTGGCGCGGGACG GCTATGGCGACATGGCAGTGTCAAACTCCATCGGCAGCAATGTCTTCGACATTCTCCTGTGCCTGGGCCTGCCTTGGCTCATCGACACGGCCGCCTTCAAGGGGGGTGACTCTCTGGGCATCAGCAGCTCGGGCCTCCTGTACTCCTCGCTTACCCTCCTTGCCACCGTCTTCTTCCTGCTCGTCTCTGTCGCCGCCAACAGGTGGCGCCTGACGCGGGGCTACGGCGCCGTGTGTCTAGTGGTGTACATTGTGGTCATCACGCTGTCCAGTCTCTACGAGCTGAACGTATTCTCTGACCTCAACCCCCCTGCCTGCCCGCGGTGA